The Candidatus Nezhaarchaeota archaeon DNA window GCTGAGAGACTCTCCATGGTTCCTAGGTACTTCGAGGTTGTGACCAGGAACTTGAAGATAATGCATGAAAGTGGGGACATGATAGTTAGACACTTGGTCCTTCCAAATCACATAGAGTGCTGCACTAAGCAGGTGTTAAAGTGGTTAGCTGAGAACTGTCCTAGATGTCTAGTCAACATAATGGAGCAGTACAGACCCGAGCACGAGGTTGCAAGAAGACCATACTTGTACCCAGACATCAATAGGAGACCTACCATGGACGAGATGAACAAAGCTTACAGCATTGCTAAGGAGCTTGGGATAGTTTACGAGCCGGTATCTTAAGTTTTAACTCTTAGCTTTTAGAGCCGAGGAAATCCTTTGAGCTATCGTGTTGACTAGAGAGGTCCTGTTTGACAACGTTAACTCGATTATTTCAAAGTCTCTTTGACTCCTTATGTAATTGAGGAGTGGATGGTTAAGCTTGTAATGTATTGTTGCTAGTAGAGACTTCTCAGAAGCTAAGGCATTCTTTACTGCTTCAATAAACCTCTGGGACTTGAGCTCCATCGGTCCTATCTCGTCTACGACTATTAAATCACACTGCTCCAAGGCTTTAGATATGGAATTGACAGCGAAGGAGTCTAGGTTCTCCACATGAACCAAGTATTTGCCAACTCTGGGTCCTGGAGCTGAGCTTACTGAAGCTAACTGCGCTTCAGCTCCACTTTCAATGTCAATTATCTTAAATC harbors:
- a CDS encoding NTPase, with protein sequence MGVALKEKIFITGRPGIGKTTLVLNVVNRLRSMGFKVGGIATLEVRDHRGDRVGFKIIDIESGAEAQLASVSSAPGPRVGKYLVHVENLDSFAVNSISKALEQCDLIVVDEIGPMELKSQRFIEAVKNALASEKSLLATIHYKLNHPLLNYIRSQRDFEIIELTLSNRTSLVNTIAQRISSALKAKS